In Brachypodium distachyon strain Bd21 chromosome 2, Brachypodium_distachyon_v3.0, whole genome shotgun sequence, one genomic interval encodes:
- the LOC100822117 gene encoding GDSL esterase/lipase At5g62930 isoform X1, which produces MATPGSCPTTAAPSAGHPPVCLADASETLRPRLVLFGDSITEQSFRPGGWGAALTDTYSRKADVVVRGYGGYNTRWALFLIQRIFPLVGVPPVATTIFFGANDAALLGRTSERQHVPVEEYKQNLQKIVNHLRDYSKSMVILLITPPPIDEDGRERYARSLYGKDARRLPERTNEMAGVYAGQCIELARQMDIHCIDIWSKMQATEGWQKLYLSDGLHLTPEGNDVVHKEVVHTLRGAGLKAEDMPSDFPHHSKIDGNCLEKAFQ; this is translated from the exons ATGGCGACGCCCGGATCCTGCCCCACGACGGCGGCCCCGTCtgccggccaccctcccgTCTGCCTCGCCGACGCTTCAG AAACGTTGCGGCCGCGGCTGGTGCTCTTCGGCGACTCCATCACCGAACAGTCCTTCCGCCCCGGTGGCTGGGGAGCAGCCCTCACCGACACCTACTCCCGCAAG GCGGATGTCGTTGTCAGAGGCTATGGTGGGTACAACACGCGATGGGCTCTCTTCTTGATCCAACGCATCTTTCCCCTG GTTGGTGTACCACCTGTTGCAACGACTATATTCTTTGGTGCTAATGATGCAGCCCTTTTAGGGCGAACAAGTGAGCGCCAACATGTTCCAGTTGAAGAGTATAAACAGAATCTCCAAAAAATTGTTAATCATCTGAGG GATTATTCCAAGTCCATGGTGATTTTGCTGATCACCCCACCACCTATTGATGAAGATGGAAGAGAAAGATATGCACG ATCACTATATGGAAAAGACGCGCGGAGGCTCCCTGAAAGGACAAATGAAATGGCTGGTGTCTATGCAGGTCAATGCATAGAACTAGCCAGACAAATGGATATACACTGCATCGATATTTGGTCAAAGATGCAAGCAACTGAAGGGTGGCAGAAACTTTACTTGAG TGATGGACTGCATCTGACACCTGAAGGAAACGATGTTGTCCACAAGGAAGTTGTCCACACGTTGAGAGGCGCTGGTCTGAAAGCTGAGGATATGCCGAGTGACTTCCCGCATCATTCCAAAATTGATGGAAATTGCCTAGAAAAGGCCTTCCAGTGA
- the LOC100822117 gene encoding GDSL esterase/lipase At5g62930 isoform X2, with the protein MGSLLDPTHLSPGTNRLHPAQVGVPPVATTIFFGANDAALLGRTSERQHVPVEEYKQNLQKIVNHLRDYSKSMVILLITPPPIDEDGRERYARSLYGKDARRLPERTNEMAGVYAGQCIELARQMDIHCIDIWSKMQATEGWQKLYLSDGLHLTPEGNDVVHKEVVHTLRGAGLKAEDMPSDFPHHSKIDGNCLEKAFQ; encoded by the exons ATGGGCTCTCTTCTTGATCCAACGCATCTTTCCCCTGGCACGAACCGTTTGCATCCAGCTCAG GTTGGTGTACCACCTGTTGCAACGACTATATTCTTTGGTGCTAATGATGCAGCCCTTTTAGGGCGAACAAGTGAGCGCCAACATGTTCCAGTTGAAGAGTATAAACAGAATCTCCAAAAAATTGTTAATCATCTGAGG GATTATTCCAAGTCCATGGTGATTTTGCTGATCACCCCACCACCTATTGATGAAGATGGAAGAGAAAGATATGCACG ATCACTATATGGAAAAGACGCGCGGAGGCTCCCTGAAAGGACAAATGAAATGGCTGGTGTCTATGCAGGTCAATGCATAGAACTAGCCAGACAAATGGATATACACTGCATCGATATTTGGTCAAAGATGCAAGCAACTGAAGGGTGGCAGAAACTTTACTTGAG TGATGGACTGCATCTGACACCTGAAGGAAACGATGTTGTCCACAAGGAAGTTGTCCACACGTTGAGAGGCGCTGGTCTGAAAGCTGAGGATATGCCGAGTGACTTCCCGCATCATTCCAAAATTGATGGAAATTGCCTAGAAAAGGCCTTCCAGTGA